The following are encoded together in the Pithys albifrons albifrons isolate INPA30051 chromosome 5, PitAlb_v1, whole genome shotgun sequence genome:
- the SRD5A3 gene encoding polyprenal reductase has product MLAALAAAWSLLAAPFLAALLLLRRGPAPWPDGGGAVSGLFQDLIRYGKTKRGCGQRAGWLRLLQVPKRWFTHFYVVSVLWNGFLLICLFRADFLGEPLPSWIQHMHHALGRDSQSGDMDCEHFSAVLVLLLLWLHSCRRLAECLWTSVFSNGVIHIVQYCFGLGYYIAVGSTVLCQVPTNVRNGKELSVQICWYHIVGVMMYIWASHHQHRCLEILASLRKSKSGKVVSLSHSVPFGDWFESVSCPHYFAELLIYVSMAIMLGFQNVTWWCVVMYVVFNQALAAVLCHEFYQKNFSSYPKHRKAFIPHVF; this is encoded by the exons ATGCTGGCGGCGCTGGCTGCCGCCTGGTCCCTGCTGGCCGCCCCATTCCTGGcggcgctgctgctgctccggCGGGGCCCGGCGCCGTGGCCCGATGGCGGCGGCGCCGTCTCCGGCCTCTTCCAGGACCTCATTCGCTACGGGAAGACGAAGCGCGGGTGCGGGCAGCGCGCGGGCTGGCTGCGGCTCCTGCAGGTGCCCAAGAG GTGGTTCACTCACTTTTATGTGGTTTCTGTGCTCTGGAATGGCTTTCTGCTGATCTGCCTCTTTCGAGCTGATTTCCTTGGAGAGCCACTCCCATCATGGATTCAGCACATGCACCATGCTCTTGGCAGAGATTCTCAGAGTGGGGACATGG ATTGTGAGCACTTCTCTGCTGTCCTGGTTCTCCTGCTCCTTTGGCTGCACAGCTGTCGAAGGCTTGCGGAATGTCTCTGGACCAGCGTGTTTTCCAATGGTGTCATTCATATCGTGCAGTATTGCTTTGGACTTGGTTACTACATTGCTGTTGGCTCAACTGTGCTATGTCAAGTGCCTACTAATGTCAGGAATG GAAAAGAGCTTTCTGTGCAGATCTGCTGGTATCACATTGTAGGAGTTATGATGTACATTTGGGCCTCTCATCACCAGCACAGATGTCTTGAAATTCTAGCCAGTCTTAGAAAAAGCAAATCAG GAAAGGTGGTAAGTCTGAGCCACAGTGTACCTTTTGGAGACTGGTTTGAGAGCGTTTCTTGCCCTCATTATTTTGCAGAGCTCCTCATATATGTTTCTATGGCCATCATGCTTGGATTTCAAAATGTGACATGGTGGTGTGTAGTGATGTATGTTGTTTTTAACCAGGCACTGGCTGCTGTTTTGTGTCATGAGTTCTATCAGAAAAACTTCAGCTCCTACCCAAAGCATAGAAAAGCATTTATACCACATgttttttag